Genomic window (Leptospira bouyouniensis):
ATGACAAGTTCCGCCAATTCTTTAACAGTAAATTCACCATCGTTTCCAAGGTTAACTGGTCCAATAAAGTTTTCTACATTCATCATGTCTATAATTCCCTTTACGAGGTCATCAACATAACAAAACGAACGTGTTTGGCTTCCATCGCCGTAAATGGTAATGTCCTCACCGCGTAAGGCTTGGACAATAAAATTACTAACCACACGGCCATCATCAGGTATCATCCTTGGACCATAGGTATTAAAAATTCGAATTACTCGAATGTCGACTCCGTGTTGTCTCTGGTAATCAAAACACAATGTCTCCGCGACTCGTTTTCCTTCGTCGTAACAACTGCGAATCCCTATCGTGTTGACATTACCCCAATATGATTCGGTTTGTGGGTGTTCCAAAGGATTGCCATAAACTTCTGAAGTACTTGCCTGTAAGATCCTCGCTTTGACACGTTTTGCCAAACCCAACATATTCATCATACCGAGTACATTGGTTTTGATGGTTTTGATTGGATTACTTTGGTAATGGACTGGCGATGCAGGGCATGCCATATTATAGATTTGATCCACTTCTAATTTGATTGGATCAGTGATGTCATGACGGATGAGTTCAAAATTTGGATGGGAAAGGAGATGAGTCAAATTTTCCTTCCGACCTGTATGAAAATTATCCAAAACGATGATTTTGTTTCCAGCATTGAGTAAGGTTTCTGCCAGATGAGACCCGATGAACCCAGCTCCCCCGGTAATGAGAATTCTTTTTGCCATTGAGATTCTATATTTGTGAAGTCGGTGTCCTACGCAAATGAAAATTTGCGAGAAGGACTAACCTTGTTTGTCTTTAGAAGGTGGATCAAGGAAGAAATTTGGTGGTAAAACGATCCCACTTTCTGGATCTACTCCACGTTTTTCCAACCAAAGTTTGGCTTCGGGGGAGAGTTCTCCAGGGAATCGTTCAAATTGTTCCATAGGATCGGTTGCCTGGTGGACTTCATCATGGGAAAGTGAAGTTCGTAGGGACATAAAAATGATGCCTATGCTTAAGAGGGACCAAAGGGTGGCGATTAAATAACCGAGGATAAGGACAACTGTTGGAATTTCTTGGTTTTGTAAATCTTCTGGTCCAAGACCTGCCATCCAAAATGCGAGAATACCAGCATCAGTTTCCGTGATTCGATCTGCAAAATCTGATAAATCATATAATGAATACAATGAGATACTGGTTCCCAAAAAAACAAGTGAGAGAATGGATGCAGTCTCACCTAACATTCCTACAACAAGGATTCCAACACCCCAAAAAATACCTGTAAAATAGGCCAAATCACCTAATTTGGAATACAGCACACTCACAGAAATAAGAAACAAACCAAATAATATCATTGTTTGGCGAGCATGATGTCCTTGGAATCCTAACCGTAATAAAAAAGCTCCAACAAGCGAAGATCCAATGTATCCTGCTGAGACAACCAAAATGAAAGAGCCGCGAAAGGAAGCAGGCACAGCAATTGTTTCTCCTCCTTCATTGCCATGAAGGGCGATTCCTTTTACCACTCCTCCACTAAACAAAGCCGCGGTTGCATGGCAAATTTCATGGATCAATACCACAAATTCTTTTAAGTAGGAAGTGAATTGGTGGTCCCAAAAAGCTACTAAACTCAAGATGAGAGATAAAAAAATGACAAACTTAACCGGTTTTTCTGCCATCATCGGTTTTACTATCGGCTAATTTGGAGTAAAAGAAAGACCAATAAATGTAATATCGTCTGATTGTTCTCGATTTCCTCTGAATTGGGTCATGCGAAGATCTAGAAGGGGAGGAATTTCTTTGACGGTTTTGTCTGCATTGTAGTGTAAAAAATCGATGAGAGTATCCTCACCGAAGATTTCATCTCGTTCACTAAAGGCTTCTGAGATCCCATCGGAATATAAAAATAGTTTTGTTCCAGGTAATAATTTTAATTCCTGAACATGGTAATCTGTTTCTAAGATTCCAAGAACACGTTGGGTTTTAGAATGTAATTTGATTTGGCCATCAGCTCGCATCTCAATCAGTGAAAGATGGCCGGCGTTGACATACTTAAAAACATTTTCAGTGGAATCAAAAATCCCGCCGAGTAATGTCATAAATTCATTACCTTTGTATCTAGCGCGAAAGAAGGAATTGATCTCTCTGAATAAACCTTCGAGAGAAGTTCCATTTCGCAATTGTTCTCTTACAATTCCTTTAATCGCGCTTACTAAAAATCCAGTGCCTAATCCATGTCCTGCTACATCACCTAACAAAACGATCATTTTTGTATTTGAGACTGGTATGATATCAAGATAGTCACCTGAAATACCAACTGCTGGTTTCGAAATGTAACCATAATCGATACCTTTGACTTCACTTGGTAAGATTAAACGTAACGTATTATCAACAATCGATGCAGTTTGGATGTCCCTGACAATTTTACGTTTTTGAATCTCATCTTCGAGTAAACTATAGTTTTCAAGTAACATTCCTGAGATTTTAACAACTTCGTTAATGAACTTTAATTCACCGATGGAAAAATATTTTTTATCTAACTTTTCTCCAATCAGTATCATCGCTTGGATATTTTTTTTATTAGAAGATGAATCATAGGCAGGGAATGCTAGTTGGATTTGTAGACCTTTTAGAAAATTATAAAGAGTTTCTCTAAGACCAATTCCATATTCTAAATGTGATGTGACTGTAACTCTGTCCGTACTCTTGAAATAATTCCAAATTTCAGACTGTGGAGAGATTCGCATAAAATCGATATTTCTTAGATCCGTATTTGCAAATTGGTCACCAGGAATTAGGATGATTAAATTGGAAACATTTACAGTTTCCTTCACTGTTTTATTGATTGTGAGAATTGTTTTTCTCATCGAAAGAGGTGAAGACAAAAGAGCAGTAATTTTATTGATGCCTGCACTTAGTTTTGGATTTTTTTCAAAAAACCAATAATCAAAAAGTTCTTTTACCTTTAACTTTAATGGAATTAAATAAGCAGTCACCAAAAACAAAAAGATAAAATTAAAAACCCATCGATCTTTGAGATAACGAATGGGTAAGATATAATCTAATACAAAAATAGAACCAATGTAAGTTCCTAATATGATGGCTACCAAAATCAAAGTGACAATACTTGGAGTAAAAATCACAAAAGATGGAACAAAGGTATAACGGTAGGTTCCGTAAAAAAAACTTAAGATAAACAATAAATAAGTAAAAATAAAAAAAGATCGGTGCACATAAAACCAAGGATAACCATCAAAGAATAAAATACTCGTTGGCAATGCCACATAAAGAACAATGGAAAAAACCAATACCAACCTTTTTAACAGAGCTTCTTCTTGTGGTTTTGACCGTATTAACTCAAATATATTTGCAATAATATTAATAGATCCAAATAAAACCGTGATCGCATGTGCTATGATGGCAATACGTTCTATTAAAATCATATCGTATCTTTCTTGAGAAGCGATCATCGCCATGATAAAGGATATCAAAACTTGGGGTAATAACCATTTTGAATTAATTTCTTTTCCTCGTAGTCGATAGATCAAATGGTATTGTAGAAAACTCCCCAAATACAAGGTTAAGATAAAAAGAAAAATCGAATTTTTAAATGCTAAAACAAAAACATTTGAAAGAATGATTAATCCAAAATTAAAGAAAAAACCAAAGATTAAGGCATCTCTTGTTGAATAGTAAAAGTATACTGCTATCGCTAAACTAAAAAAGGCTAAAAATAAATCGGAAAAAAATACTCCCAAAACATCTGTTTTGTGAACATTTCTCAGTTTAAAATCTTCTTCGTATATTTCTCCATTAGATTTTTGGATTTTGAGTCGATATGTATCTGAAATTGTAAGGTCTTGTATGGATTCAAAGATTTCTAAGTCAGAAAGAACAATAGAATTTCCCCAATGGGTTTTGTTTTCTTCACCAATATTGACGATCAAACCTGAGGGGAAATAATAAAATGGAAGTCTCTTGGAGCTATTTTGAACTCCAATAAAGGAAAAAAATAAAATCAGAAAAAATAGAAGAGATGAAAGGATTGTAATCGCTAGTTCTCTCATATAATTTCGGACTCATTAAAATTAAATTTTAAAACAGGTTCTCCTCGTTGTTGGATGATGATGGGTCCCTTGTCCATGCTGATCATATTTTTCCAACCCATACTTGCGACTACTTCTTCCGAATTTCTTAAGATTTTAAATTGTTTCCCTTCTTGGATGATATACAATTCGGAATAACCAATTTTACCAATGATCATTTCAAAATTTTCTTTCCAGTCTAACTTTTGAAATGTGGATTGTATCAGTGTTTTGATATCTGAAAATCCTTTTAAAAGTTTTAACCTAGATTGAGAATATACAACTCCCAAAATATAAGAAAGTATGATCCCGATATGTTGGTAGGATTTGCCAGCATTTAGGATAACAAAAAACCAACTTC
Coding sequences:
- a CDS encoding UDP-glucuronic acid decarboxylase family protein produces the protein MAKRILITGGAGFIGSHLAETLLNAGNKIIVLDNFHTGRKENLTHLLSHPNFELIRHDITDPIKLEVDQIYNMACPASPVHYQSNPIKTIKTNVLGMMNMLGLAKRVKARILQASTSEVYGNPLEHPQTESYWGNVNTIGIRSCYDEGKRVAETLCFDYQRQHGVDIRVIRIFNTYGPRMIPDDGRVVSNFIVQALRGEDITIYGDGSQTRSFCYVDDLVKGIIDMMNVENFIGPVNLGNDGEFTVKELAELVIKETGSKSKIIYLPLPQDDPSRRKPNLSLAKEKLNYSTTVPLVEGVKKTIEYFSKRV
- a CDS encoding M50 family metallopeptidase is translated as MMAEKPVKFVIFLSLILSLVAFWDHQFTSYLKEFVVLIHEICHATAALFSGGVVKGIALHGNEGGETIAVPASFRGSFILVVSAGYIGSSLVGAFLLRLGFQGHHARQTMILFGLFLISVSVLYSKLGDLAYFTGIFWGVGILVVGMLGETASILSLVFLGTSISLYSLYDLSDFADRITETDAGILAFWMAGLGPEDLQNQEIPTVVLILGYLIATLWSLLSIGIIFMSLRTSLSHDEVHQATDPMEQFERFPGELSPEAKLWLEKRGVDPESGIVLPPNFFLDPPSKDKQG
- a CDS encoding SpoIIE family protein phosphatase — encoded protein: MRELAITILSSLLFFLILFFSFIGVQNSSKRLPFYYFPSGLIVNIGEENKTHWGNSIVLSDLEIFESIQDLTISDTYRLKIQKSNGEIYEEDFKLRNVHKTDVLGVFFSDLFLAFFSLAIAVYFYYSTRDALIFGFFFNFGLIILSNVFVLAFKNSIFLFILTLYLGSFLQYHLIYRLRGKEINSKWLLPQVLISFIMAMIASQERYDMILIERIAIIAHAITVLFGSINIIANIFELIRSKPQEEALLKRLVLVFSIVLYVALPTSILFFDGYPWFYVHRSFFIFTYLLFILSFFYGTYRYTFVPSFVIFTPSIVTLILVAIILGTYIGSIFVLDYILPIRYLKDRWVFNFIFLFLVTAYLIPLKLKVKELFDYWFFEKNPKLSAGINKITALLSSPLSMRKTILTINKTVKETVNVSNLIILIPGDQFANTDLRNIDFMRISPQSEIWNYFKSTDRVTVTSHLEYGIGLRETLYNFLKGLQIQLAFPAYDSSSNKKNIQAMILIGEKLDKKYFSIGELKFINEVVKISGMLLENYSLLEDEIQKRKIVRDIQTASIVDNTLRLILPSEVKGIDYGYISKPAVGISGDYLDIIPVSNTKMIVLLGDVAGHGLGTGFLVSAIKGIVREQLRNGTSLEGLFREINSFFRARYKGNEFMTLLGGIFDSTENVFKYVNAGHLSLIEMRADGQIKLHSKTQRVLGILETDYHVQELKLLPGTKLFLYSDGISEAFSERDEIFGEDTLIDFLHYNADKTVKEIPPLLDLRMTQFRGNREQSDDITFIGLSFTPN